Proteins encoded together in one Prunus dulcis chromosome 3, ALMONDv2, whole genome shotgun sequence window:
- the LOC117622630 gene encoding sec1 family domain-containing protein MIP3, whose protein sequence is MALVDVTKSCLDSISQISEHIEGSVLYLDAGSTQSFQFMGAFPLLLNHGVRAVCSLENMCSLDTVVDWNANSDPGRKVVVITSRLLSDAHRYILRCLSTHQAVRCCTVFTSISEVAHSAYADSPLGTDAFHEYESLLVQDYEELVRKGKENSRQTEGSNLKDEIKLEDEGWSRLASSEEDLSRPEASSRARDFIEENLIADTEDVGKKLIVSVHHFPMILCPFSPRVFVLPSEGSVGEAYLSVEHEDALSPGLPPLSTGLPSDGDDIPPGAILTANFLYHLAAKMDLKMEIFSLGDLSKTVGKVMTDMSSLYDVGRRKRSAGLLLVDRTLDLLTPCCHGDSLVDCMFSSLPRREKATSFTHLKSSQTQLKHSPSNLERASLDVQIPLAKILREEDYNTDHFRLLENIEAFLCGLDSGNSASQVLDLINLKNKIHNEKPLQFENEVFSGSFVSTENFRGTPYLEAILDRRTKDGTILVKKWLQEALRREKITVNVKSRPGFATKSELQPMVKALAKTQSSLLRNKGIIQLAAAALVAVDECNSARWEAFISAEKLLNVVSAGETSQSLAAQIGDLIHKSALVGLHGQKNGKLEASQGLLSFQDALLLMISGYILAGENFPTSGSEGPFSWQEEQLLKDSIVEAILENPSIAKLKFLHGLMDEIETNFRNIKSEESKETSSDQIDIDDFDDDEWGKWGDEDVDNKDDSKEQVYGDMQLKLELRDRVDSLFKFLHKLSSLKSRNIPLKDGAFSAENNFSGDPYASRGLLYKLLTRILSKNDVPGLEYHSSTVGQLFKSGFRRFGLGQAKPSLADQDIILVFVIGGINGVEVREAQEALSESGRPDIELILGGTTLLTPDDMLDLLLGKSSYF, encoded by the exons ATGGCTTTGGTTGATGTCACCAAATCTTGCCTCGATTCCATTAGCCAG ATATCGGAGCACATTGAAGGTTCTGTTCTTTACTTAGATGCTGGGTCTACACAGAGTTTCCAATTCATGGGAGCATTTCCTTTGTTACTGAACCATGGAGTCCGTGCTGTTTGTAGTTTGGAAAACATGTGTTCTCTTGATACG GTGGTTGATTGGAATGCAAATTCTGATCCTGGAAGGAAAGTCGTGGTGATCACATCTCGTCTACTAAGTGATGCACATCGATATATTTTACGTTGTCTGAGCACACATCAAGCTGTCCGTTGTTGTACTGTATTCACGTCTATTTCAGAG GTAGCTCATTCAGCATATGCTGATTCACCTCTGGGGACAGatgcatttcatgaatatgaATCCTTGCTTGTCCAAGATTATGAGGAGCTTGTCAGGAAGGGTAAGGAAAATTCTAGACAGACAGAAGGTAGCAATTTAAAGGATGAGATAAAGTTGGAAGATGAAGGATGGTCACGACTTGCGTCCAGTGAAGAGGACCTATCTCGGCCCGAAGCTAGTTCAAGAGCAAGAGATTTCATTGAAGAGAATCTGATAGCTGATACAGAAGATGTAGGGAAAAAACTGATTGTTTCTGTGCATCACTTCCCCATGATTTTGTGTCCTTTTTCACCAAGAGTCTTTGTTTTACCTTCAGAGGGATCAGTTGGTGAAGCATACTTATCAGTTGAACATGAAGATGCTCTTAGCCCTGGATTGCCTCCCTTAAGTACTGGATTGCCTTCTGATGGTGATGATATTCCTCCTGGGGCAATTCTTACAGCAAATTTTCTTTACCATCTTGCTGCAAAG ATGGacttgaaaatggaaatattttcacttggtGATCTCTCAAAAACTGTGGGGAAAGTTATGACAGACATGTCAAGTCTTTATGATGTAGGTCGCCGTAAACGATCAGCAGGGCTATTACTCGTTGACCGTACACTTGATCTTCTTACTCCATGCTGTCATGGAGATTCACTTGTTGATTGTATGTTTTCATCCTTGCCCCGTAGGGAAAAAGCAACATCCTTTACCCACCTAAAAAGCTCACAGACCCAACTCAAGCATAGCCCTTCTAACCTGGAACGGGCTTCTCTTGATGTTCAGATACCGCTTGCCAAAATTCTAAGGGAAGAAGATTACAATACAGATCACTTTCGCCTTTTAGAAAACATTGAAGCTTTTCTATGTGGGTTGGATTCTGGAAACTCTGCTTCTCAAGTTTTAGATTTGATTAATCTAAAGAACAAAATTCATAATGAGAAGCCCCTTCAGTTCGAAAATGAGGTTTTTAGTGGGTCTTTTGTTTCAACTGAAAATTTTCGGGGAACACCATACTTGGAGGCTATACTAGATAGGAGAACAAAAGATGGGACCATTCTTGTGAAGAAGTGGCTTCAAGAAGCTCTTCGCCGCGAAAAAATAACTGTGAATGTGAAATCACGTCCTGGATTTGCTACAAAATCAGAGTTGCAACCCATGGTCAAAGCACTGGCTAAAACCCAGTCATCTTTACTAAGAAACAAAGGAATTATTCAATTAGCAGCAGCTGCACTGGTTGCCGTTGACGAATGTAATTCGGCCAGATGGGAAGCATTTATCAGTGCAGAGAAACTTTTAAATGTTGTAAGTGCTGGAGAAACAAGCCAGAGTCTTGCTGCTCAAATTGGTGATCTTATCCATAAGAGTGCTTTGGTGGGATTGCATGGACAGAAGAATGGAAAATTGGAGGCGTCACAAGGGTTGCTTTCTTTTCAGGATGCTTTGCTCCTTATGATTTCTGGATATATATTGGCTGGTGAGAATTTCCCAACATCTGGTTCTGAGGGCCCTTTCTCTTGGCAAGAGGAGCAATTGTTGAAGGATTCTATTGTTGAAGCAATTTTGGAAAACCCATCAATAGCAAAACTGAAGTTTCTTCATGGTCTAATGGATGAGATTGAGACCAACTTTAGAAATATTAAATCAGAGGAAAGTAAAGAAACGTCTTCAGATCAAATAGACATTGATGATTTTGATGACGATGAGTGGGGTAAATGGGGTGATGAAGATGTTGACAATAAAGATGACAGTAAAGAGCAAGTGTATGGTGACATGCAACTGAAGTTGGAGCTGCGTGACAGGGTCGATAGCCTGTTCAAATTCCTTCACAAGCTATCCAGTTTGAAGAGTCGGAACATACCATTGAAGGATGGGGCATTCTCTGCTGAAAATAATTTCAGTGGAGATCCATATGCAAGTAGAGGACTACTTTATAAGCTTCTAACAAGGATTTTGAGCAAGAATGACGTACCTGGTTTGGAGTATCACTCTTCTACTGTTGGGCAGCTTTTTAAAAGTGGGTTCAGAAGATTTGGCCTTGGGCAG GCAAAACCAAGTTTAGCTGACCAAGATATCATCCTGGTTTTTGTTATTGGAGGAATCAATGGTGTCGAG GTTCGTGAAGCTCAAGAGGCATTATCTGAAAGCGGAAGACCGGATATCGAATTGATTCTTGGTGGAACAACTCTCCTAACTCCTGACGACATGCTTGACTTATTGCTGGGGAAGTCTAGCTATTTCTGA